The sequence below is a genomic window from Thermoflavifilum sp..
ACCATATCCGGAAAAACCCCCTTTATGGGTATGTTGCCTGTCAAAAACAACCTGTAAGGAAACGAGTGTGGGCTTTCTGATTGAGGGGAAGGCTCATGATTAAAGGGTTACTGAACACCCGGTATAAGTCTTTATACCGGGGCTATTTTAACCTGAAAATCCGGCGAATCCTCTCAAAACGACATCGGCATTAAACATATGGATTCGCATACCAGATATTGAGAAATTCCGAGCGTGCGTTGACCTGTTTTAACCTGAAAAGATGAGCGGGGCTACAAAAGCCCCCATTTTATTTTTCCTTGAACCCTATTCAGGAGAAGCAGCTGTAAATTGCCTGCCAGGATGCCGACAGATATATTTCTCAACCTCGGCTACAACGGTCGAGCCCACTGCCTGAATGGTGGCCTGTAGCTCATCCAGCGTCATACGATATCGCTCAAGCCAGTAGGCCGCCGTGAGTGGGTCATCAAGTTGAATACGCGCCCCATCCCGGGTATTGGAAAAAGATACAATATTCCTTTCCATAGCCGTAAGGTTTAATGGTTGTGAAAAAAATGCCGGCGGTGAGCTGAGAAGGAGTACCTAGCTGAATGAACTTAATCCCTTTTCAAAGTTAACTACTTCTGTACAGAAAAAATATTTTTTTAAAGTAAAAATTTTTTGAAATTCAAATTGCGTAATGATTACACAATCATGTTCGTATCAAAAACGCAGGTAGAAAAATGAAAAAACAAGGAGGTGTTGAATCATCATGCCATGTACATCCTGTTTATGAAAATGATCTACATCAAATTTTTGAAAAAAGTTTGTGCTTCTCTTATTCTCGTATGAATACTTGTTCAGGCTTCAGGGGTTCAGATTGAATAACCCTGTCGGGCAGACTCGCCGGTATGTATATCTGGCTGCAATTTGTACCCGATATAACAAGTTGTGAAGTTGATGTTGATGAAAAAGAAAACCCGGTTAAATCAATATCCGCTGCATGCTCCAGCGTTATCAGTGGTGAAATTGCGTTTTTGATTTCTACATTTCTGAAAGCGATATTTTTTACGAAAGCAAGTTGCATTCCCGCATCGGCTTGCAGATGCATATCGGTAAAAAATATGCGTTCCACGGGCATTTCTGGAAGGCCACGCATGACAATTGCTGAAGCTGCACCACGCACCTGAATATCGCTGAGATGAAAGTCTGTAAAACGAGGCGTTTCGGCTGTTACAGGTCTGGCCAGGGTATCTATTGATGATGATTGTTCATAATAGGTATCAAATAAAATAGCTTCGTGGGCAATATCATGCATGTAAATACGGTCGATATAAATATCCCGTACCCAGCCGCCGCTGCCGCGCCTGCTCTTGATACGGATGCCGATATCGGTATTGATGAAATCACAATTGGTTACATAAATGTTTTTGATGCCACCATCTGTATTGCTCCCGATGACAAATCCACCATGGCCATGATACACAATACAATCGGCTATCAACACATTTTGTAATGCCGCAGAAGAATCGGCGTAACGACTGGGACTCGATTTCATGCAGATGCCA
It includes:
- a CDS encoding DUF3606 domain-containing protein, which gives rise to MERNIVSFSNTRDGARIQLDDPLTAAYWLERYRMTLDELQATIQAVGSTVVAEVEKYICRHPGRQFTAASPE